Part of the Quercus robur chromosome 5, dhQueRobu3.1, whole genome shotgun sequence genome, ttattatcatatatGTACCCTACCTGTTTATGTATCTAGATATGTACAGTTTAGGACTCTAGGCAATCCTCTTTAATTCCAATACTAGTCTTGCTCCAACTCCCTGAATATGCCAACTGGAATTTATATAATTCTAGCTATAAGCCATTTGAATTTGcattcatggtttttttttatttttttatttttttttttatatatgttcctgtttaattttctttgaatAGTACTATAATGATTTTATGCAATGCAATTGATGGAACTTCTCCATTATCTAGGTTTCTTTTGTTTAATgagatcaaaatttttaaaccaaacaaCCAATATTATCTGCATACTATTTATGAAGCCAAATTAACCATATGCAAGTCTTTGGTACATGTAAATTCCACATACAAGGAGAAATGCAATTCCATGTAGGTTTTCCTCAGAAAAAGAGCACACTCTAATTGAGTTCTTACCAGCCCAGGTTAACTTCAAAAAATGATTTCACTTGCCATTTTATGAAAACAAAAGCTTGTTTATCAGATACATCATCATGGTATTCCTAAAAGATGTGCAATCCAGATCTAGTAAATTGGAAAACCCGCAATAAAATACAAACAGTTCTGAAATATTAGAAATCTTTGACACTAAAAGAATCATTGCTGTAGACGATGAAAGGTTATGACATACACAAGAATCTACCCAAAAGTCAAAAGGAAGTGCTCGGCATGACAATAGGCAGCCCATTGGGTCATGCCAGCAACTTAATGTTGATGTTGGAGCTCCGGAAGAAGATCTCACTCTTTCGAGACATCATTGATCTACCACCTTGTGATGGATCAACTTCCATAAATGAGGTATCCTCTCCCACTTTGCAACTTAACATATGTAGCAATAACACCTCTTTAAGTTTGGCTACATTTTGTTTAGTCTTCGAACTATTTGTCTTCTGGCAGCTGGTGATGGCCACAATTGAAGATCTCCACGAGCTTTACCCGGAAATAATACCAAGTAATTGGCTGTCAGAAATAAAGGGGACATCTATAGATCAGGTTTATAATTTAAATCCACCAAGAATTGGCTTGGGTTACTTATTTGGATGCTAATTTGACTCTGAGCACTAAGCTCTTACATGTTCAAGCAGGGTCTAATTTACTTCTTGGAGGCTTTGAAATCTATTGGAGATTCATGGATGATGAGTCAGGATTCTTTGGACATATTTAAATGTGATTTATCACCATATAGGGAGAACATCAATTCGGAACAACGTGGTATGTTACATATTATCTTAGGATGTAGTTGGCAACATTCTCTTGCTGGCATTTGTTTGCATGTAGgaaaaattaaaggaatttGATTAGGACTGGGATCCTCTccattttaaatgaatttatttcaTGGTTCAAATTGAAATGAAGCATCTTGAGAAGACCTAAATACTTGACTTccttgattttgttgttgtgtaGTTGAGACAGTCCTGGAAACACTTGATTCAATGATTAAGATGGCACAAGAGAAGTTCGATTTCATGGATGAAGATGACCAGAAGGATGAAAGTCCACTACCTAACACATTTGGAAAAATCTTCAGGGATTGCTCTTCAGGCACCAACAGCCCCTGCTCTGCTTCTCCGGGTTCTCCACTCACCCCGACCACAGTGCTTCCAGAATTATTTAAAACCTCAAagaaaggtggagagaaaggaaaTCTTTCTTATAGCCCACCAGGCCTCTGGTCTCTCAGAGCTAGAGCTGTGGAAAAACTGAACCCAATTGATGTAACCCGCCTCTCATTTTATGCATTGTCAAGTGTAGGAGGGGCAGATTCCAGCATTTTAAGTGTAAACAAAAAGGTTGATAAACCAAAGACaggaatagaagaagaaaagagcaATCTTGAAGTGACAACAACAATTGATGAAGCTAGAGATAGCGGTACTGAAAAAGATACACCTGAGACAACTGTGACCTTGGCAACACTGCCACAACCATCACAGCCCTTGCCTTCTCTAGCACTAGTACCACCACCCCCACCGCCACCACCTGAACTATCATCAAAAGCAACAGCAACCAGAGTGCCCCCACCACCCCTAGTGGCATTGGGAACAATGAAAACAGCAGCTCCTGCACCACCTCCACTACCCATGATGCCTTCTAAAGGAGCACCACCCCCACCGCCACCATCAATAAAAGGATCAgtaccaccaccaccgccacgGCCAATGAATGGATCagtaccaccaccaccaccaccacctccaatGAATGGATCAGTAACatcgccgccaccaccacccatGCCACCTGCAAATGGAGCagcacctccaccacctcctcctgGTGCAGTGAAATCCTTGCGCCCCAAAAAAGCAGCTACCAAGTTGAAGAGATCATCCCAAATGGGTAATCTGTATCGGGTTCTTAAGGGAAAGGTGGAAGGA contains:
- the LOC126725907 gene encoding uncharacterized protein At4g04980; amino-acid sequence: MAMTGSLCGLTPFLFRRKAYGIETMKGYDIHKNLPKSQKEVLGMTIGSPLGHASNLMLMLELRKKISLFRDIIDLPPCDGSTSINELVMATIEDLHELYPEIIPSNWLSEIKGTSIDQGLIYFLEALKSIGDSWMMSQDSLDIFKCDLSPYRENINSEQRVETVLETLDSMIKMAQEKFDFMDEDDQKDESPLPNTFGKIFRDCSSGTNSPCSASPGSPLTPTTVLPELFKTSKKGGEKGNLSYSPPGLWSLRARAVEKLNPIDVTRLSFYALSSVGGADSSILSVNKKVDKPKTGIEEEKSNLEVTTTIDEARDSGTEKDTPETTVTLATLPQPSQPLPSLALVPPPPPPPPELSSKATATRVPPPPLVALGTMKTAAPAPPPLPMMPSKGAPPPPPPSIKGSVPPPPPRPMNGSVPPPPPPPPMNGSVTSPPPPPMPPANGAAPPPPPPGAVKSLRPKKAATKLKRSSQMGNLYRVLKGKVEGCNNLEGKSSNGKKSAIGNNAGGKQGMADALAEITKRSAYFQQIEEDVQKYAKSITELRSVISTFKTKDMAELIQFHKNVESILENLTDESQVLARFEGFPVKKLEALRTAAALYTKLDSIISELHNWKIVTPMGQLLDKVESYFTKIKGEVDKLERTKDEESKKFQSHNIDFDFNILIRIKEAMVDISSSCMELALKERREAKVAEKEEPGSKSNKRTKGCVKMLWRAFQFAFRVYSFAGGHDDRADKLTRELAHEIENDPHHQ